In Anabaena sphaerica FACHB-251, a genomic segment contains:
- the radC gene encoding RadC family protein — protein MTYCLRIADLPENERPRERLMTHGAKILATAELIAILLGTGQGPGKLSAVGLGQHILQELGKNQRDPLAALREVTPSELMEIHGVGSAKATSILAAIELGKRVFLSRPAEGAVIDSPLAAAATLSQDLMWQSQERFAVLLLDVKNRFLGTKVITIGTATETLASPRDIFREVIRHGATRMIVAHNHPSGNLEPSEADIELTRQLLAGAELLNIPLLDHLILGNGTHQSLREITTLWDDCPQED, from the coding sequence ATGACATATTGCCTCAGAATTGCCGACCTACCCGAAAATGAGCGTCCCCGCGAAAGATTGATGACTCATGGCGCAAAAATATTAGCCACTGCGGAATTAATAGCTATTCTGCTGGGAACAGGACAAGGACCTGGTAAACTCTCTGCTGTTGGTTTGGGGCAACATATATTACAGGAATTAGGTAAAAATCAGCGTGATCCCTTAGCCGCTTTACGGGAAGTAACTCCTTCCGAGTTAATGGAAATTCATGGTGTAGGTTCTGCAAAAGCTACATCAATTCTCGCTGCAATAGAATTAGGTAAACGGGTTTTTTTATCCCGTCCTGCGGAGGGTGCAGTCATTGACAGTCCCCTTGCTGCGGCCGCTACCCTGAGTCAAGACTTAATGTGGCAAAGTCAGGAACGGTTTGCAGTCTTATTATTAGATGTGAAAAATCGGTTTTTGGGGACAAAAGTAATTACTATTGGTACTGCTACCGAAACCTTAGCTTCTCCCCGTGATATTTTTCGGGAAGTTATTCGACATGGTGCAACGCGGATGATAGTTGCCCATAATCATCCTTCTGGTAATCTAGAACCTAGTGAAGCAGATATAGAATTAACACGGCAATTATTAGCAGGGGCGGAACTTTTAAATATTCCATTATTGGATCATTTAATTTTAGGTAATGGCACTCATCAGAGTTTGCGGGAAATTACAACTCTGTGGGATGATTGTCCTCAAGAGGATTGA
- a CDS encoding RNB domain-containing ribonuclease: protein MEKGTLVEFRVQGDRRLGVVDRPDGKTRWFVVDERGQSHSLAPRQLTYTVNGQTYKPSEIVQFLEQVKPYLDPSSLEVAWELLVEDGEAVTPSQMANLLFSESDAPYCYAAHCLLSEDKLYFKQKGDAYEPRSAAQIAERKHQIEVEAQKAKGQQEFLVRVEQALKGETVEWQRQDRQRLEALEKYATLLADILRMGLNSDSLARAYPPPAPVLETMNMLGRSATPQTAFQLLIDLGWWSPHENLFLRRSSIPVQFPNKVLEVAQQLLDSPPADLDINRLDLTHLKVYTVDDESTTEIDDGLSWEILPDGREKLWVHIADPTRWLIPEDELDLEARKRGSTVYLPTGMIPMFPEVLATGPMSLVQGKICCALSFGIVLDQTGAVEDYCIHPSLIKPTYRLTYEDVDEMLQLGVEAEPEIAAIANLAKRRKTWRYHQGAISINMPEAMIKVKDDHISIDILDDSSSRQLVAEMMILAGEVAARYGQTHNIPLPFRGQPQPELPPDEELLLLPAGFVRFCAMRRCMPKSEMSINPVRHAGLGLDTYTQATSPIRRYSDLLTHFQLKAHLRGEDLPFSAEQLKEVMMTVTTTTQEVTMVERQTNRYYALEYLRRNPEEVWQITVLMWLREDSNLALILLEDLGLQLPMVFRRSVNLGEQVLVKVSLADPQKDIIQFQEIIYQEAVN from the coding sequence GTGGAGAAGGGGACGCTAGTTGAATTTAGGGTTCAAGGCGATCGCCGTCTGGGAGTGGTAGATCGTCCAGACGGAAAGACCCGTTGGTTTGTAGTAGATGAACGAGGTCAATCCCACAGCCTCGCGCCTCGACAACTAACCTATACAGTTAACGGACAAACTTACAAGCCCTCAGAAATTGTCCAGTTTTTAGAGCAAGTCAAACCATACCTAGACCCATCTAGCTTGGAAGTGGCGTGGGAATTATTGGTGGAAGATGGGGAAGCCGTCACCCCCAGCCAAATGGCAAATCTGCTGTTTTCTGAATCAGATGCACCATATTGTTACGCTGCTCATTGCTTGTTATCAGAAGACAAACTTTATTTCAAGCAGAAAGGGGACGCTTATGAACCCCGCAGTGCAGCACAAATAGCAGAACGGAAACATCAGATAGAAGTAGAAGCGCAAAAAGCTAAGGGACAGCAGGAATTTTTAGTACGTGTAGAACAGGCACTCAAGGGCGAAACCGTAGAATGGCAACGGCAAGACCGCCAGCGTTTGGAAGCACTAGAAAAATATGCAACTCTACTGGCGGACATCTTGCGGATGGGGTTAAATTCCGACTCTTTAGCTCGTGCCTATCCACCCCCAGCCCCAGTATTAGAAACTATGAATATGCTGGGACGTTCTGCAACTCCCCAAACAGCCTTTCAACTGTTGATCGACTTGGGTTGGTGGAGTCCCCATGAGAACCTGTTCCTGCGTCGTTCTTCAATTCCCGTTCAGTTTCCCAATAAGGTATTAGAAGTGGCGCAACAACTTTTGGATTCTCCACCAGCAGACTTAGATATCAATCGTCTCGATCTAACTCATCTCAAGGTATACACCGTTGATGATGAAAGCACCACTGAGATAGACGATGGTTTGAGTTGGGAAATACTACCAGATGGACGAGAAAAGCTGTGGGTGCATATTGCTGACCCGACTCGGTGGTTAATACCAGAAGATGAATTAGATTTAGAAGCGAGAAAGCGGGGTAGTACAGTTTATTTGCCCACGGGGATGATTCCTATGTTCCCAGAAGTCTTGGCAACTGGTCCGATGAGTTTGGTACAAGGGAAAATTTGTTGCGCCCTCAGTTTTGGGATAGTTTTAGATCAAACCGGGGCTGTAGAAGATTACTGTATTCATCCCAGCTTGATCAAGCCTACTTATCGCCTCACCTATGAAGATGTAGATGAGATGCTGCAATTAGGAGTAGAAGCAGAACCAGAAATAGCAGCGATCGCTAATTTAGCAAAACGGCGGAAAACCTGGCGATATCACCAAGGAGCCATCAGCATCAATATGCCAGAAGCGATGATCAAAGTTAAAGATGATCACATCAGCATTGATATTTTAGATGATTCCTCATCACGGCAGTTAGTAGCAGAAATGATGATTCTCGCCGGGGAAGTGGCAGCACGTTACGGTCAAACCCATAACATCCCCCTCCCCTTCCGTGGTCAACCCCAACCAGAACTCCCCCCAGACGAAGAATTACTCCTACTTCCAGCAGGTTTCGTCCGTTTCTGCGCCATGCGTCGGTGTATGCCCAAGAGTGAAATGAGCATTAACCCTGTACGTCATGCTGGTTTGGGCTTAGATACCTACACCCAGGCAACTTCCCCTATTCGTCGTTACAGCGACTTACTCACCCACTTCCAACTGAAAGCACACTTACGCGGCGAAGATTTGCCCTTTTCCGCCGAACAACTCAAAGAAGTGATGATGACTGTCACCACTACCACCCAAGAAGTAACGATGGTAGAACGGCAAACCAACAGATATTATGCCCTAGAATATTTACGCCGTAATCCTGAAGAAGTATGGCAAATCACAGTCTTGATGTGGTTGCGAGAAGATAGCAACTTGGCATTAATTCTCTTAGAAGATTTAGGCTTACAGTTACCAATGGTATTTAGGCGTTCTGTTAATTTAGGTGAACAGGTATTAGTGAAAGTTAGTCTCGCTGATCCGCAAAAAGATATCATCCAGTTTCAAGAAATAATCTATCAAGAAGCTGTTAATTGA
- the rpsR gene encoding 30S ribosomal protein S18 has protein sequence MSYYRRRLSPIKPGEPIDYKDVDLLRKFITERGKILPRRITGLTSQQQRHLTLAIKRARIVALLPFINAEG, from the coding sequence ATGAGCTATTATCGTCGTCGCCTGTCGCCAATTAAGCCAGGAGAACCAATCGATTATAAAGATGTTGATTTATTGCGTAAATTTATCACCGAGCGTGGTAAGATTCTGCCCCGGCGGATTACCGGGTTGACATCGCAGCAACAGCGACACTTAACATTAGCGATTAAACGCGCTCGGATTGTGGCTTTGTTGCCATTCATCAACGCAGAAGGTTAA
- the rpmG gene encoding 50S ribosomal protein L33: MAKSKGARIIVTLECTECRSNPDKRSPGVSRYTSTKNRRNTTARLELKKFCTHCNKHTVHKEIK, encoded by the coding sequence ATGGCTAAGAGTAAAGGTGCCCGCATAATAGTGACACTAGAATGCACCGAGTGTCGTAGTAACCCAGACAAGCGTTCTCCAGGCGTTTCTCGCTATACCAGCACCAAGAACCGTCGGAACACCACTGCCCGCTTAGAACTGAAAAAGTTCTGTACCCACTGCAACAAACACACTGTTCACAAGGAAATCAAGTAA